In a single window of the Streptococcus ilei genome:
- the rplB gene encoding 50S ribosomal protein L2: MGIRVYKPTTNGRRNMTSLDFAEITTSTPEKSLLVSLKSKAGRNNNGRITVRHQGGGHKRHYRLIDFKRNKDNVEAVVKTIEYDPNRSANIALVHYTDGVKAYIIAPKGLEVGQRIVSGPEADIKVGNALPLANIPVGTLIHNVELKPGRGGELVRAAGASAQVLGSEGKYVLVRLQSGEVRMILGTCRATVGVVGNEQHGLVNLGKAGRSRWKGIRPTVRGSVMNPNDHPHGGGEGKAPVGRKAPSTPWGKPALGLKTRNKKAKSDKLIVRRRNEK, encoded by the coding sequence GTGGGAATTCGTGTTTATAAACCAACAACAAACGGTCGCCGTAATATGACTTCTTTGGATTTCGCTGAAATCACAACAAGCACACCAGAGAAATCTTTGCTTGTTTCATTGAAGAGCAAAGCAGGTCGTAACAACAACGGACGTATCACAGTTCGTCACCAAGGTGGTGGACACAAACGTCATTACCGTTTGATCGACTTCAAACGTAACAAAGACAACGTTGAAGCAGTTGTAAAAACAATTGAGTACGATCCAAACCGTTCTGCAAACATCGCTTTGGTACACTACACTGACGGTGTGAAAGCGTATATCATCGCTCCAAAAGGTCTTGAAGTTGGTCAACGTATCGTTTCAGGTCCAGAAGCAGATATCAAAGTCGGAAACGCTCTTCCACTTGCTAACATCCCAGTTGGTACTTTGATCCACAACGTCGAGTTGAAACCAGGTCGTGGTGGAGAATTGGTACGTGCTGCTGGAGCTTCTGCTCAAGTGTTAGGTTCTGAAGGTAAATATGTTCTTGTTCGTCTTCAATCAGGTGAAGTTCGTATGATCCTTGGTACTTGCCGTGCTACAGTTGGTGTTGTCGGAAATGAACAACATGGACTTGTTAACCTTGGTAAAGCAGGACGTAGCCGTTGGAAAGGTATCCGCCCAACAGTTCGTGGTTCTGTAATGAACCCTAATGATCACCCACACGGTGGTGGTGAAGGTAAAGCACCAGTTGGTCGTAAAGCACCATCAACTCCATGGGGCAAACCTGCTCTTGGTCTTAAAACTCGTAACAAGAAAGCGAAATCTGACAAACTTATCGTTCGTCGTCGCAACGAGAAATAA
- a CDS encoding CoA-binding protein, whose amino-acid sequence MAYSFRNPSDGIVKHYLETSKIIAVVGLSDREETTSHRVSKEMQERGYRIIPVNPRAAGGQILGETVYASLQEIPFPVDIVDVYRRSEFLPDVARDFIETDAKIFWAQLELENQEAEEILRGAGREDIVMNRCIKREHTRLVLGEE is encoded by the coding sequence ATGGCTTATTCATTTCGCAATCCTAGTGATGGCATTGTCAAACATTATCTAGAAACCAGCAAGATTATCGCTGTAGTCGGACTATCTGACCGTGAAGAGACGACCAGCCATCGTGTTAGTAAGGAGATGCAAGAGCGGGGCTATCGGATTATTCCCGTCAATCCTCGTGCAGCTGGAGGCCAGATCCTTGGGGAGACGGTGTATGCCAGCTTGCAGGAAATTCCTTTCCCAGTAGATATCGTGGATGTATACCGTCGCAGTGAGTTTTTGCCAGATGTAGCGCGTGATTTTATTGAGACGGATGCGAAGATCTTCTGGGCTCAATTGGAGCTGGAAAATCAAGAAGCAGAAGAAATCCTTCGTGGAGCTGGACGAGAAGATATTGTCATGAACCGCTGTATCAAACGTGAGCATACTCGTTTGGTCTTGGGAGAAGAATAG
- a CDS encoding DUF975 family protein, with protein sequence MNIKLVRAQARQLQLQHPMVFSYFALPTFLTILASYILTGTDITETLAHMELREGMLFLLSRQIFPAIIGFILSFLYLGATFRFLMSASNKGEKNFTIFTIFQSQYFTPAFLTLFIKQVILSLWGSLLYGSQLLLTVVSYQVLTINESFSSTSPLRADTPEVQAILKLAPTMTTGLLMALVGLLLFLPFYYQYSLVELILYSRLMTGTYDGPMSILRQSKEEMKGFKSHRFVLDLSLIGWQLLSFFTLGIANFYVKPYATSCQIVFYHTLLQKRMQAGSRFQQKAPDLPKSNPLD encoded by the coding sequence ATGAATATCAAATTGGTTCGCGCTCAAGCCCGGCAACTGCAATTGCAACACCCTATGGTCTTCTCCTACTTCGCCTTGCCAACTTTCCTGACAATTCTTGCAAGTTACATTTTGACAGGGACAGACATCACTGAAACACTTGCTCACATGGAACTCAGAGAAGGGATGCTCTTTCTTCTAAGCCGACAGATTTTCCCTGCCATCATTGGATTTATCCTTTCTTTCCTCTATTTAGGAGCAACCTTTCGCTTTTTAATGTCTGCCTCTAACAAGGGAGAAAAGAACTTTACTATCTTCACCATCTTTCAGAGCCAATATTTTACACCAGCATTTTTGACGCTATTCATTAAGCAAGTTATTCTATCTTTGTGGGGGAGTCTCCTCTATGGGAGTCAGCTCCTCTTAACGGTAGTCAGCTATCAAGTTCTCACTATCAATGAATCCTTCTCCTCTACCTCTCCCCTTAGAGCGGATACTCCAGAAGTTCAAGCGATTCTCAAGTTAGCGCCAACAATGACGACTGGACTCTTAATGGCTCTGGTTGGCCTCCTGCTCTTCCTCCCTTTTTATTATCAGTATAGTTTGGTCGAGTTGATCCTGTATAGTCGACTGATGACAGGAACCTATGACGGTCCCATGTCTATCCTCCGTCAAAGTAAGGAAGAGATGAAAGGTTTTAAGAGCCACCGCTTTGTTCTTGATTTGAGTCTGATCGGTTGGCAACTTCTATCATTTTTCACTTTAGGAATTGCTAATTTCTATGTCAAACCTTATGCAACCAGTTGCCAAATCGTCTTTTACCATACCCTCCTTCAAAAACGGATGCAGGCGGGCAGTCGCTTTCAGCAAAAGGCGCCGGATCTACCTAAGTCTAACCCACTCGATTAA
- the rpsS gene encoding 30S ribosomal protein S19, translating into MGRSLKKGPFVDEHLMKKVEAQANDEKKKVIKTWSRRSTIFPSFIGYTIAVYDGRKHVPVYIQEDMVGHKLGEFAPTRTYKGHAADDKKTRRK; encoded by the coding sequence ATGGGACGCAGTCTTAAAAAAGGACCTTTCGTCGATGAGCATTTGATGAAAAAAGTTGAAGCTCAAGCTAATGACGAAAAGAAAAAAGTTATCAAAACTTGGTCACGTCGTTCAACGATCTTCCCAAGTTTCATTGGTTACACTATCGCAGTTTATGATGGACGTAAACACGTACCGGTTTACATCCAAGAAGACATGGTAGGTCACAAGCTTGGTGAATTTGCACCAACTCGTACTTACAAAGGTCACGCTGCAGATGACAAGAAGACACGTAGAAAATAA
- the rplC gene encoding 50S ribosomal protein L3, with protein sequence MTKGILGKKVGMTQIFTEAGELIPVTVIEATPNVVLQVKTVETDGYNAIQVGFDDKREVLSNKPAKGHVAKANTAPKRFIREFKNVEGLEVGAEITVDTFEAGDIVDVTGTSKGKGFQGVIKRHGQSRGPMAHGSRYHRRPGSMGPVAPNRVFKGKNLAGRMGGDRVTIQNLEVVQVVPEKNVILIKGNVPGAKKSLITIKSAVKAGK encoded by the coding sequence ATGACAAAAGGAATCTTAGGGAAAAAAGTGGGAATGACTCAAATCTTCACTGAAGCTGGCGAATTGATCCCTGTAACAGTTATCGAAGCAACTCCAAACGTTGTTCTTCAAGTTAAAACTGTTGAAACAGATGGTTACAACGCTATCCAAGTTGGTTTCGATGACAAACGCGAAGTATTGAGTAACAAACCTGCTAAAGGACATGTAGCAAAAGCTAACACGGCTCCTAAGCGCTTCATTCGTGAATTCAAAAACGTTGAAGGCTTAGAAGTTGGTGCTGAAATCACAGTTGATACTTTCGAAGCTGGAGACATTGTTGATGTAACTGGTACTTCTAAAGGTAAAGGTTTCCAAGGTGTTATCAAACGCCACGGACAATCACGTGGACCTATGGCTCACGGTTCTCGTTACCACCGTCGTCCAGGTTCTATGGGACCTGTTGCACCTAACCGCGTATTCAAAGGTAAAAACCTTGCAGGACGTATGGGTGGCGATCGTGTAACCATTCAAAACCTTGAAGTTGTACAAGTTGTTCCAGAAAAGAACGTTATCCTTATCAAAGGTAACGTACCAGGTGCTAAGAAATCTCTTATCACTATCAAGTCAGCAGTTAAAGCTGGTAAATAA
- a CDS encoding 50S ribosomal protein L23, whose protein sequence is MNLYDVIKKPVITEKSMAQLEAGKYVFEVDTRAHKLLIKQAVEAAFEGVKVANVNTVNVKPKAKRVGRYTGFTSKTKKAIITLTADSKAIELFATEAE, encoded by the coding sequence ATGAATTTGTATGATGTTATCAAAAAACCTGTTATCACTGAAAAGTCAATGGCTCAACTTGAAGCAGGCAAATATGTATTCGAAGTTGACACTCGCGCTCACAAACTTTTGATCAAACAAGCTGTTGAAGCTGCCTTTGAAGGTGTGAAAGTTGCGAATGTGAACACTGTAAATGTAAAACCAAAAGCAAAACGTGTTGGACGTTACACTGGTTTTACTTCAAAAACTAAAAAAGCTATCATCACGCTTACAGCTGATTCAAAAGCAATCGAGTTGTTCGCTACTGAAGCTGAATAA
- the polA gene encoding DNA polymerase I translates to MEKKNKLLLIDGSSVAFRAFFALYNQIDRFKNANGLHTNAVYGFNLMLSHLLERIQPTHVLVAFDAGKTTFRTEMYADYKGGRAKTPDEFREQFPFIREQLDHLGIRHYELAQYEADDIIGTLDKMAEATSVPFEVTIVSGDKDLIQLTDDNTVVEISKKGVAEFEEFTPAYLKEKMGLTPEQFIDLKALMGDKSDNIPGVTKIGEKTGIKLLLEYGSLDGIYEHIDEMKPSKMKENLINDKEQAYLSKTLATIDTNAPIEIGLDDITYTGPHLENLAKFYEEMGFKQLRQALDLGGEEAAPVTISYTEVEQVTSDMLTEDSFFHFEIFGDNYHTEPIIGFAWGTKGQLYASTDTGLLQTPIFKEFLEKTPLKVYDFKRAKVLLSHLGITLQKPAFDSRLAKYLLSTVEDNEISTIASLYSQIALPLDEVVYGKGAKKAIPEKAVLLEHLAQKVAVLLDTEEPMMEQLQAHDQLDLLYDMEQPLAAVLAKMEIAGIKVERQTLQDMQVENEAVLERLTQEIYELAGEEFNINSPKQLGVILFEKLELPLEYTKKTKTGYSTAVDVLERLAPIAPIVSKILEYRQIAKIQSTYVIGLQDWILEDGKIHTRYVQDLTQTGRLSSVDPNLQNIPVRLEQGRLIRKAFVPEEENSVLLSSDYSQIELRVLAHISGDEHLIDAFKHGADIHTSTAMRVFNIEKPEDVTPNDRRNAKAVNFGVVYGISDFGLSNNLGISRKEAKAYIETYFERYPGIKDYMERVVREARDKGYVETLFKRRREIPDINSRNFNIRGFAERTAINSPIQGSAADILKIAMIQLDQALEAGAYKAKMLLQVHDEIVLQVPKEELAKIKQLVKETMESAIELAVPLEADENEGQTWYEAK, encoded by the coding sequence ATGGAAAAAAAGAATAAATTACTACTCATCGACGGCTCTTCCGTCGCTTTTCGTGCCTTTTTCGCACTTTATAATCAAATCGATCGCTTTAAAAATGCAAATGGGTTGCATACCAATGCGGTCTATGGCTTTAATCTCATGTTAAGCCATCTCTTGGAGCGCATCCAACCAACCCATGTTCTCGTCGCCTTTGATGCAGGAAAGACCACCTTCCGGACGGAGATGTATGCCGACTACAAAGGGGGGCGGGCAAAGACACCAGATGAATTCCGCGAGCAGTTCCCTTTCATTCGCGAGCAATTAGACCATCTGGGAATTCGCCATTATGAGCTGGCCCAGTATGAAGCGGATGACATTATTGGAACGCTAGATAAGATGGCAGAAGCCACCTCGGTGCCCTTTGAAGTCACTATTGTCTCTGGGGACAAGGACTTGATCCAGCTAACGGATGACAATACGGTGGTTGAAATCTCTAAAAAAGGAGTGGCAGAGTTTGAAGAATTCACTCCAGCCTATCTGAAAGAAAAGATGGGGCTGACACCGGAGCAATTTATCGACCTCAAGGCCTTGATGGGAGATAAGTCGGATAATATCCCAGGTGTTACCAAGATTGGAGAAAAGACCGGGATCAAACTACTCCTAGAGTACGGGTCTCTTGATGGCATTTACGAGCATATTGACGAGATGAAGCCTTCTAAAATGAAGGAAAATCTCATCAACGACAAGGAGCAGGCTTACTTGTCCAAGACCCTTGCGACCATCGATACCAATGCACCTATTGAGATTGGCCTGGACGATATCACCTATACAGGTCCCCATCTTGAAAATCTGGCTAAGTTTTATGAGGAGATGGGCTTCAAGCAACTCCGTCAGGCCTTGGATCTAGGAGGAGAAGAAGCTGCTCCCGTAACCATTAGCTACACGGAGGTAGAGCAGGTCACCTCGGATATGCTCACAGAAGATAGTTTCTTCCATTTTGAGATCTTTGGAGACAATTACCATACAGAACCGATTATCGGTTTTGCATGGGGAACAAAAGGTCAGCTCTACGCGAGTACAGATACTGGTCTTTTACAAACACCGATTTTTAAAGAATTTCTTGAAAAAACGCCCCTCAAGGTTTATGATTTCAAGCGGGCCAAGGTCTTGCTCAGCCACTTGGGCATTACCTTGCAAAAGCCGGCTTTTGATAGTCGGTTGGCCAAGTATCTCTTATCGACCGTAGAGGACAATGAAATTTCAACTATTGCGAGCCTCTATAGCCAGATTGCGCTACCGCTCGACGAAGTGGTTTATGGCAAGGGGGCCAAAAAAGCCATTCCAGAAAAGGCGGTCTTATTAGAGCATTTGGCACAAAAAGTCGCTGTTCTACTAGATACGGAAGAGCCCATGATGGAGCAGTTGCAAGCCCATGACCAACTAGATTTGCTCTATGATATGGAGCAACCACTAGCAGCTGTTTTGGCCAAGATGGAAATCGCGGGGATTAAGGTAGAACGCCAGACCCTCCAAGACATGCAGGTGGAAAACGAAGCAGTCTTGGAGCGCCTGACCCAAGAAATCTACGAGTTAGCAGGAGAAGAGTTCAATATCAATTCTCCAAAACAATTGGGGGTCATCCTCTTTGAAAAATTGGAACTCCCTCTTGAATATACCAAAAAGACCAAAACTGGTTATTCGACTGCTGTTGATGTTTTGGAACGCCTGGCTCCAATTGCACCGATTGTGTCTAAGATTCTCGAATACCGCCAGATTGCTAAGATTCAGTCGACCTATGTCATCGGGCTTCAAGACTGGATTTTGGAAGATGGGAAAATCCATACCCGCTATGTGCAAGACTTGACGCAGACAGGCCGTTTGTCTAGTGTGGATCCCAACCTGCAAAACATCCCTGTCCGTTTGGAACAAGGTCGTCTCATTCGTAAGGCTTTTGTTCCAGAAGAGGAAAACAGTGTCTTGCTCAGCTCGGACTACTCACAAATCGAATTGCGCGTCTTGGCCCATATTTCGGGCGATGAGCATTTGATTGATGCCTTCAAGCATGGGGCAGATATCCATACATCGACTGCTATGCGGGTCTTCAATATTGAAAAGCCAGAAGATGTGACACCAAATGACCGTCGCAATGCCAAGGCAGTAAACTTCGGCGTGGTTTATGGAATTTCCGATTTTGGACTGTCTAACAACCTAGGGATCAGTCGAAAAGAAGCTAAAGCCTACATTGAGACCTACTTTGAACGCTACCCGGGCATCAAGGATTATATGGAGAGAGTGGTGCGGGAAGCACGTGACAAGGGCTATGTAGAAACCCTCTTCAAGCGTCGTCGGGAAATTCCAGATATCAACTCTCGCAACTTCAATATTCGAGGATTTGCGGAAAGGACAGCCATCAACTCACCAATCCAAGGATCGGCAGCAGACATCTTAAAGATTGCCATGATCCAACTAGACCAAGCGCTAGAAGCAGGGGCATACAAGGCCAAGATGCTTCTTCAGGTCCACGATGAAATCGTTCTGCAGGTACCAAAAGAAGAGTTGGCCAAGATCAAGCAGTTGGTCAAAGAGACCATGGAATCTGCTATTGAGCTAGCGGTTCCACTGGAAGCTGATGAGAACGAAGGGCAAACCTGGTATGAAGCTAAATAA
- the rpsJ gene encoding 30S ribosomal protein S10, whose protein sequence is MANKKIRIRLKAYEHRTLDTAAAKIVESATRTGAQVAGPIPLPTERSLYTIIRATHKYKDSREQFEMRTHKRLIDIINPTQKTVDALMKLDLPSGVNVEIKL, encoded by the coding sequence ATGGCAAACAAAAAAATCCGCATCCGTTTGAAAGCGTACGAACACCGTACACTTGACACAGCGGCTGCAAAAATCGTAGAATCAGCTACTCGTACAGGTGCACAAGTTGCGGGTCCAATCCCACTTCCAACTGAGCGTAGCCTCTACACAATCATTCGTGCGACTCACAAATACAAAGATTCTCGCGAACAATTCGAAATGCGTACACACAAGCGTTTGATCGACATCATCAACCCAACTCAAAAAACAGTTGACGCTTTGATGAAATTGGATCTTCCAAGTGGTGTAAACGTAGAAATCAAACTTTAA
- the rplD gene encoding 50S ribosomal protein L4: MANVTLFDQTGKQAGEVVLNDAIFGIEPNQAVVFDVIISQRASLRQGTHAVKNRSAVSGGGRKPWRQKGTGRARQGSIRSPQWRGGGIVFGPTPRSYAYKLPQKVRRLALKSVYSEKVAENKFVAVDSLEFTAPKTAEFAKVLAALSIDSKVLVILEEGNEFAALSARNLPNVKVATATTASVLDIANSDKLLVTQAAISKIEEVLA, from the coding sequence ATGGCAAATGTAACATTATTCGACCAAACTGGTAAACAAGCGGGCGAAGTTGTTCTTAACGATGCGATCTTTGGTATCGAACCAAACCAAGCAGTTGTATTTGATGTAATCATCAGCCAACGTGCTAGCCTTCGTCAAGGAACTCACGCAGTTAAAAACCGCTCTGCCGTTTCAGGTGGTGGACGCAAACCATGGCGTCAAAAAGGAACTGGACGTGCTCGTCAAGGTTCTATCCGCTCTCCACAATGGCGTGGTGGTGGAATCGTCTTCGGACCAACTCCACGTAGCTATGCGTACAAACTTCCTCAAAAAGTTCGTCGCCTTGCGCTTAAATCTGTTTACTCAGAAAAAGTTGCTGAAAACAAATTTGTAGCCGTTGATTCTCTTGAATTTACAGCTCCAAAAACTGCTGAATTTGCAAAAGTTCTTGCAGCTTTGAGCATCGATTCTAAAGTCCTTGTTATTCTTGAAGAAGGAAACGAATTCGCAGCTCTTTCAGCTCGTAACCTTCCAAACGTGAAAGTTGCGACTGCTACAACTGCAAGTGTTCTTGACATCGCAAATAGTGACAAACTTCTTGTTACTCAAGCAGCTATCTCTAAAATCGAGGAGGTTCTTGCATAA
- the tgt gene encoding tRNA guanosine(34) transglycosylase Tgt: MTDSPIQYRLIKKEKHTGARLGEIITPHGTFPTPMFMPVGTQATVKTQSPEELKEMGSGIILANTYHLWLRPGDDLVAKSGGLHQFMNWDQPILTDSGGFQVYSLADTRNITEEGVTFKNHLNGSKMFLSPEKAISIQNNLGSDIMMSFDECPQFYQPYDYVKKSIERTSRWAERGLKAHRRPHDQGLFGIVQGAGFEDLRRQSARDLVSMDFPGYSIGGLAVGESHEEMNAVLDFTTPLLPENKPRYLMGVGAPDSLIDGVIRGVDMFDCVLPTRIARNGTCMTSQGRLVVKNAQFAEDFTPLDHECDCYTCKNYTRAYLRHLLKADETFGIRLTSYHNLYFLINLMKQVRQAIMDDNLLEFREHFVEKYGYNKSGRNF, from the coding sequence ATGACAGATTCACCGATTCAATATCGCTTGATCAAAAAAGAAAAGCATACAGGTGCCCGCTTGGGAGAAATTATTACCCCTCACGGAACCTTTCCAACCCCAATGTTTATGCCTGTAGGGACTCAGGCAACCGTTAAGACCCAATCGCCAGAAGAGCTCAAGGAAATGGGTTCAGGAATTATCTTGGCCAACACCTACCATCTCTGGCTTCGTCCAGGGGATGACTTGGTCGCAAAATCAGGAGGGCTGCATCAATTCATGAACTGGGACCAGCCAATTTTGACAGACAGTGGAGGTTTCCAGGTTTATTCACTAGCGGATACCCGCAATATTACTGAAGAAGGGGTAACCTTTAAAAACCACCTCAACGGCTCGAAAATGTTCCTCTCTCCAGAAAAGGCCATCTCCATCCAAAATAATCTAGGAAGCGACATCATGATGTCCTTTGATGAATGTCCTCAGTTCTATCAACCCTATGATTATGTGAAAAAATCAATCGAACGGACCAGCCGTTGGGCAGAGCGTGGTCTTAAGGCTCACCGTCGCCCTCACGATCAAGGACTTTTCGGGATTGTACAAGGGGCTGGCTTTGAAGATTTGCGCCGTCAGTCTGCCCGTGATCTGGTCAGCATGGACTTCCCAGGATATTCTATCGGTGGGTTAGCTGTTGGAGAAAGCCATGAAGAAATGAATGCGGTGCTTGATTTTACAACTCCCCTCTTGCCGGAGAACAAGCCTCGCTACCTGATGGGAGTGGGAGCTCCAGACAGTCTAATCGATGGGGTAATTCGTGGAGTGGATATGTTTGACTGTGTCTTGCCAACGCGGATTGCGCGAAATGGTACCTGCATGACCAGTCAAGGACGCCTGGTGGTGAAAAATGCGCAATTTGCTGAAGACTTTACGCCGCTAGATCACGAATGTGATTGCTACACTTGTAAGAATTACACCCGGGCCTATCTCCGCCACCTCCTCAAGGCGGATGAGACCTTTGGGATCCGCTTGACTAGCTACCACAATCTCTATTTCTTGATCAACCTCATGAAGCAGGTCCGTCAAGCGATCATGGATGACAATCTCTTAGAATTCCGTGAGCATTTCGTCGAAAAATATGGCTATAACAAATCAGGTCGGAATTTCTAG